In Candidatus Sulfurimonas marisnigri, a single genomic region encodes these proteins:
- the tolB gene encoding Tol-Pal system protein TolB, which yields MKILISFLIAITLAYASDATIEVVKKVDSLPTLAVEDSSLSYSDTFKMIFFKSIVADLNVISIFNVDRHHRKIEFDSSDIAQENRDMNYVLRYELIEDDAGALNIKLKIISNSNTVFNKNYKVNNKNIYMFLSHTIAYDINKFMGEPSIEWIKRKVIFSRVVAPQKSELVISDYTLTYQHIAVKGGFNLFPKWSNKAQTAFYYTSLDERKPTLKYVDITTGKSEVIASSDGMMICSDVSDDGKRLLLTKAPTGQPDIYLYDVQMKKTTRLTKYGGIDVSGQFVNNENIIFVSDRLGYPNIFSKRIDGSSVEQMVYYGKSNAACSAFGKYIVYKARESSEAFSDNTFNLHLISTETDFIRRLTAVGVNEFPRFSIDGDAIIFIKNYSAQSSIGIIRLNHNKNYLFPLKYGKVQSMDW from the coding sequence ATGAAAATTTTAATTTCATTTTTAATTGCTATAACTTTAGCTTATGCAAGTGATGCAACAATAGAAGTCGTTAAAAAAGTAGATTCTCTTCCAACTTTGGCAGTAGAAGATTCTTCTTTAAGTTACAGCGATACATTTAAAATGATTTTTTTTAAATCAATAGTAGCTGATTTAAACGTAATATCAATATTTAATGTTGATAGACATCATCGTAAAATCGAGTTTGATTCTAGTGATATAGCACAAGAAAATAGAGATATGAATTATGTTTTAAGATATGAGCTTATTGAAGATGATGCTGGCGCCTTAAACATAAAGTTAAAAATAATAAGTAATAGTAATACTGTGTTTAATAAAAACTACAAAGTTAACAATAAAAATATTTATATGTTTCTTTCACACACTATAGCATATGATATTAATAAATTTATGGGTGAACCATCTATTGAGTGGATTAAAAGAAAAGTTATCTTTTCTAGAGTTGTTGCTCCACAAAAAAGCGAATTAGTTATTTCAGATTATACTCTAACATATCAGCATATTGCTGTTAAGGGTGGTTTCAACTTGTTTCCCAAGTGGTCAAATAAAGCTCAAACAGCTTTTTATTATACTTCATTGGATGAAAGAAAGCCAACTTTAAAATATGTTGATATTACTACAGGAAAGAGTGAAGTAATAGCATCTTCGGATGGAATGATGATATGTTCTGATGTAAGTGATGATGGAAAAAGGTTGTTACTGACTAAGGCACCTACCGGACAACCAGATATTTATCTATATGATGTCCAAATGAAAAAAACTACAAGATTGACAAAATATGGCGGTATTGATGTTAGCGGTCAATTTGTAAATAATGAAAATATAATATTTGTATCTGACCGACTCGGGTATCCAAATATTTTTTCTAAAAGAATCGATGGGAGTAGTGTTGAACAGATGGTTTACTATGGAAAAAGTAATGCTGCATGTAGTGCTTTTGGGAAATATATAGTCTATAAAGCAAGAGAAAGCTCTGAAGCGTTTTCCGATAATACATTTAATTTGCATCTTATCTCAACAGAGACAGACTTTATAAGAAGACTTACAGCTGTAGGGGTAAATGAATTTCCAAGATTTTCTATAGATGGTGATGCTATAATTTTTATTAAAAATTATAGTGCTCAAAGTTCTATTGGTATAATAAGGCTAAATCATAATAAAAATTATCTTTTTCCTTTGAAATATGGAAAAGTTCAATCAATGGATTGGTAA
- a CDS encoding F0F1 ATP synthase subunit B encodes MSRIIVLMIMISTIALASNAEHAGTDIVQRTVNFLLFAGLVWYLVAEPAKNYFASRSQAIANEMQKVQDKLKESVALKKEVLVKISDAEKFATDLLVSSKKENKIINDNIMNQCDVDLETIVKQQATLLDFEQRKMVRKVVEDTLEDVLSQSSDGFDKEAMANVILKKVA; translated from the coding sequence GTGAGTAGAATTATAGTATTAATGATTATGATATCAACAATAGCATTGGCATCTAATGCAGAACATGCAGGTACAGATATAGTTCAAAGAACAGTAAACTTTTTATTATTCGCTGGGCTTGTATGGTATCTTGTTGCAGAACCAGCGAAAAACTATTTTGCATCAAGAAGTCAAGCAATTGCTAACGAGATGCAAAAGGTTCAAGATAAGTTAAAAGAGTCTGTCGCTCTAAAAAAAGAGGTACTAGTGAAAATATCTGATGCAGAGAAATTTGCTACAGACTTACTAGTCTCTTCAAAAAAAGAGAATAAGATTATTAATGACAATATTATGAATCAGTGTGATGTTGATTTAGAAACAATAGTTAAGCAACAAGCAACTTTGTTAGATTTTGAACAGAGAAAGATGGTTCGTAAAGTTGTTGAAGATACACTTGAAGATGTGTTAAGTCAAAGCAGTGATGGTTTTGATAAAGAAGCTATGGCTAATGTCATCCTTAAGAAGGTGGCATAA
- a CDS encoding FoF1 ATP synthase subunit B' — protein MLDINPILLVATFIVFLTLIITLNSWLYNPLFAYMNKRDEDIKKDLSKVGSNDDEINELHAKAQSIIDNAKLEAAALREKVIADAKELADSKIEAKRAELASQYLEFERSLAQSHEQLTNDLKSQVPLFKEAVKAKFSQI, from the coding sequence ATGTTAGATATAAATCCGATATTACTTGTAGCTACATTTATTGTGTTTCTTACACTTATTATCACTCTTAACAGTTGGCTTTACAATCCATTGTTTGCTTATATGAATAAAAGAGATGAAGACATTAAAAAAGACTTGAGTAAAGTCGGTTCTAATGATGATGAAATCAATGAACTTCATGCAAAAGCACAATCAATAATTGATAATGCTAAACTGGAGGCTGCGGCTCTGAGAGAGAAAGTTATTGCAGATGCTAAAGAGTTGGCAGATAGTAAGATAGAGGCAAAGCGTGCTGAATTAGCTAGTCAGTATTTAGAGTTTGAGCGGTCACTTGCTCAATCTCATGAACAATTAACAAATGATTTAAAATCACAAGTTCCATTGTTTAAAGAAGCTGTTAAAGCTAAATTTAGTCAAATATAA
- the atpA gene encoding F0F1 ATP synthase subunit alpha: MVAKIQADEISSIIKERIDNFELSVDINETGKIVSYADGVAQVYGLSNVMAGEMVEFDEGTQGLVMNLEESRVGVVILGGGSQLKEGMSVKRLGKLLKVPVGDALLGRVVNALGEPIDGKGPIETTETRFVEEKAPGIMQRKSVHEPLATGIKAIDALVPIGRGQRELIIGDRQTGKTTVALDAIINQKGNGVVCIYVAVGQKESTVAQIVRRLEEHGALEYTIIVSSTAAEAAALQFLAPYTGVTMGEYFRDNARHGLIVYDDLSKHAVAYREMSLILRRPPGREAYPGDVFYIHSRLLERAAKLSDEKGAGSLTALPIIETQAGDVAAYIPTNVISITDGQIFLETELFNSGVRPAINVGLSVSRVGGAAQIKATKQVAGTLRLDLAQYRELQAFAQFASDLDETSRNQLERGQRMVEVLKQGPFSPLSAEKQVAIIFAGNEGFLDDMAPSNVVRFEAEMYPFIEASYPQIFENIRSTSKVDDDTRTLLKKALEEFKSSFVAK; encoded by the coding sequence GTGGTAGCAAAAATTCAAGCTGATGAAATCAGCTCAATAATTAAAGAGCGTATCGATAACTTTGAACTAAGTGTTGATATTAATGAAACTGGTAAAATAGTTTCTTATGCTGATGGGGTTGCACAGGTTTACGGACTTAGCAATGTTATGGCTGGAGAAATGGTAGAGTTTGACGAGGGTACTCAAGGTTTAGTAATGAATCTTGAAGAGAGCAGAGTAGGTGTTGTTATACTTGGCGGAGGTTCACAACTTAAAGAAGGTATGTCTGTTAAAAGACTTGGTAAACTTCTTAAAGTTCCTGTTGGTGATGCACTACTTGGTCGTGTTGTAAATGCACTTGGTGAGCCAATCGATGGTAAGGGTCCTATAGAGACAACTGAAACTCGTTTCGTTGAAGAAAAAGCACCTGGTATCATGCAGAGAAAATCTGTTCATGAGCCGTTAGCAACTGGTATTAAAGCAATTGATGCATTAGTTCCAATTGGTCGTGGTCAAAGAGAACTTATTATTGGTGATAGACAAACAGGTAAAACAACAGTAGCACTAGACGCTATTATTAACCAAAAAGGTAATGGCGTTGTTTGTATCTATGTTGCAGTAGGTCAAAAAGAGTCAACAGTAGCTCAAATAGTTCGTCGTTTAGAAGAGCATGGTGCATTAGAATATACGATTATTGTGTCTTCTACAGCTGCTGAAGCTGCTGCACTTCAATTTTTAGCTCCATATACTGGTGTTACTATGGGTGAATACTTCCGTGATAACGCTAGACATGGTCTAATTGTATATGATGATTTATCTAAGCATGCAGTTGCATACCGTGAAATGTCACTTATTCTTCGTCGTCCTCCAGGCCGTGAAGCTTATCCAGGTGATGTCTTCTATATTCACTCTCGTCTTCTTGAGAGAGCTGCAAAGCTTTCTGATGAGAAAGGTGCTGGATCGCTTACTGCTCTTCCAATTATTGAGACACAAGCTGGTGATGTTGCGGCATATATTCCAACAAACGTTATCTCAATTACAGATGGTCAGATTTTCCTTGAAACTGAACTATTTAACTCGGGTGTTCGTCCAGCAATTAATGTTGGTCTTTCTGTTTCTCGTGTTGGTGGTGCAGCTCAGATTAAAGCTACTAAGCAAGTTGCTGGTACTTTAAGACTTGATCTTGCTCAATATCGTGAGCTTCAAGCATTTGCACAATTTGCATCTGATCTTGATGAAACATCTCGTAATCAGCTAGAGCGTGGGCAAAGAATGGTAGAAGTTCTTAAGCAGGGACCATTTTCTCCTCTTTCTGCTGAAAAACAAGTTGCTATTATCTTTGCTGGAAATGAAGGTTTCTTAGATGATATGGCTCCATCAAATGTAGTTCGTTTTGAAGCTGAGATGTATCCATTTATTGAAGCATCTTATCCTCAGATTTTTGAGAATATCAGAAGTACTTCTAAAGTAGATGATGATACTAGAACACTATTGAAAAAAGCACTTGAAGAGTTCAAATCTAGCTTTGTAGCTAAGTAA
- a CDS encoding TonB C-terminal domain-containing protein encodes MVTSSDKVKAFSIKKDNYISVSIDMPKIEQKSSEKIVSEPVIKKSETSKKNEELDIDNLFSNVWTKSLKKPQQKPKIVDIRRLHEIKKPISKAENNSVESLSKKVDKIETNKIEQENLKSSTALEVNEYLAKIQALVYEYFYPPQNSQGNSVEAVIELSSIGRVYDFRILRYSSSTELNSECDKINSRLRSVIFPKNPDNSSGTYTIILRSEE; translated from the coding sequence ATGGTCACATCATCTGACAAAGTAAAAGCTTTTTCTATAAAAAAAGACAACTATATTTCAGTATCAATTGACATGCCAAAAATAGAACAAAAGAGTTCTGAAAAAATTGTAAGTGAACCAGTAATTAAGAAAAGTGAAACATCAAAAAAGAATGAAGAGCTAGATATAGATAATCTATTTAGTAATGTTTGGACTAAAAGTTTAAAAAAACCACAACAAAAGCCAAAAATAGTTGACATAAGAAGACTACATGAAATCAAAAAACCTATTAGTAAAGCAGAAAATAATAGCGTTGAATCATTATCCAAAAAAGTTGATAAAATTGAGACTAATAAGATTGAGCAGGAGAATTTAAAGAGCTCTACTGCGCTTGAAGTTAATGAATATTTAGCTAAAATTCAAGCCTTGGTATATGAGTACTTCTATCCACCTCAAAATTCTCAGGGAAATAGTGTAGAAGCTGTTATTGAACTTAGTTCTATTGGTAGAGTGTATGATTTTAGAATTTTAAGATACTCATCTAGTACTGAATTGAATAGTGAGTGTGATAAAATTAATAGTAGACTTAGAAGTGTGATTTTTCCGAAAAATCCTGATAATAGCTCAGGAACATATACGATAATATTAAGGTCCGAGGAGTAA
- a CDS encoding MotA/TolQ/ExbB proton channel family protein, translated as MINEITDFYLKSHPVTLGVLALLAIYFIVLNWVYFYRYFSLSSWLEIENRSLESLLMGATSVNQQSFLYNFLKTSSNITKEVLNLGMLAATKEATKGLSILSIFASTTPFIGLFGTVVSILDTFTHIGQSSGGMSIIASGVSDALVATAAGIFVAIFAYTYHQILKRKSFELISFMQMQSDAIIARKV; from the coding sequence ATGATAAACGAAATAACTGATTTTTATCTAAAAAGCCACCCAGTTACATTGGGTGTTTTAGCACTTTTAGCAATCTATTTTATAGTGTTGAATTGGGTTTATTTTTATCGTTATTTTTCTCTTAGTAGTTGGCTTGAGATTGAGAATAGATCTCTAGAGAGCCTTCTAATGGGAGCAACATCAGTTAATCAGCAATCATTTCTATATAATTTTCTAAAAACTAGTTCTAATATTACTAAAGAAGTGTTAAATTTAGGAATGCTTGCTGCAACAAAAGAAGCTACCAAAGGCTTATCTATACTCTCAATCTTTGCATCCACTACTCCGTTTATTGGACTATTTGGAACGGTTGTTTCTATCTTGGATACATTTACACATATAGGACAAAGCAGTGGTGGTATGAGCATTATAGCAAGTGGTGTTTCAGATGCTTTAGTAGCAACTGCTGCAGGTATATTTGTTGCAATTTTCGCATATACGTATCATCAGATACTAAAAAGAAAATCTTTTGAACTAATAAGTTTTATGCAGATGCAAAGTGATGCAATAATAGCTCGTAAAGTATAA
- the atpD gene encoding F0F1 ATP synthase subunit beta, with the protein MIGKISQVMGPIVDVDFDGYLPVINEAIEVQISLEGSVNRLVLEVAAHLGDGRVRTIAMDMSEGLVRGMDATATGSPIKVPVGEKVLGRIFNVIGETIDDGEQVSDAPLWSIHRDPPPLVDQSTTTEMFETGIKVVDLLAPYSKGGKVGLFGGAGVGKTVIIMELIHNVAHGHDGLSVFAGVGERTREGNDLYHEMKDSNVLDKVALCYGQMSEPPGARNRIALTGLTMAEYFRDEKSLDVLMFVDNIFRFAQSGSEMSALLGRIPSAVGYQPTLAREMGALQDRITSTKNGSITSVQAVYVPADDLTDPAPASVFAHLDATTVLNRKIAEKGIYPAVDPLDSTSRLLDPQILGEEHYGVARGVQQTLQKYKDLQDIIAILGMDELSEDDKNVVERARKIEKFLSQPFFVAEVFTGSPGKYVSLADTIKGFKMILDGECDHMSENSFYMVGSMDEAIEKSQKK; encoded by the coding sequence ATGATTGGTAAAATAAGCCAGGTTATGGGGCCTATTGTTGATGTTGATTTTGATGGGTATCTTCCAGTAATTAATGAGGCAATTGAAGTTCAAATAAGTTTAGAGGGTTCTGTAAATCGTTTAGTATTAGAAGTTGCAGCTCACTTAGGTGATGGTCGTGTTAGAACGATTGCAATGGATATGAGTGAAGGTTTAGTTCGTGGTATGGATGCTACTGCTACTGGTTCACCTATTAAGGTTCCAGTTGGTGAAAAAGTTCTTGGTAGAATTTTTAATGTAATTGGTGAGACAATTGATGATGGAGAGCAAGTTTCTGACGCACCATTGTGGTCTATTCACCGTGATCCTCCACCATTAGTTGATCAATCAACTACTACGGAGATGTTTGAGACAGGTATTAAAGTTGTAGACTTGCTAGCACCGTACTCAAAAGGTGGTAAAGTTGGACTATTTGGTGGTGCTGGTGTTGGTAAAACAGTTATTATCATGGAGCTTATTCACAATGTTGCTCATGGTCATGATGGTTTATCAGTATTTGCTGGTGTTGGCGAGAGAACTCGTGAAGGTAATGACCTTTACCATGAGATGAAAGACTCGAATGTACTTGACAAAGTTGCACTGTGCTATGGTCAAATGAGTGAGCCTCCAGGAGCACGTAACCGTATTGCTCTAACTGGTCTTACTATGGCTGAGTACTTTAGAGATGAAAAAAGTCTAGATGTATTGATGTTTGTTGATAATATTTTCCGTTTCGCTCAATCAGGTTCAGAGATGTCTGCACTTCTTGGTCGTATCCCTTCAGCTGTTGGTTACCAACCAACTTTAGCTCGTGAAATGGGTGCATTACAAGATAGAATTACATCAACTAAAAATGGTTCAATTACTTCTGTTCAAGCTGTTTATGTTCCAGCCGATGATTTAACTGATCCGGCTCCAGCATCTGTTTTTGCTCACTTAGATGCAACTACAGTTCTTAACCGTAAAATTGCTGAAAAAGGTATTTACCCTGCAGTTGATCCATTGGACTCAACTTCAAGATTGCTTGATCCACAAATTTTAGGTGAAGAGCACTATGGTGTGGCTCGTGGTGTTCAACAAACACTTCAAAAATATAAAGACTTGCAAGATATTATTGCTATTCTTGGTATGGATGAATTATCAGAAGACGATAAAAATGTTGTTGAGAGAGCTCGTAAAATTGAGAAGTTCTTATCACAGCCATTCTTTGTTGCCGAAGTATTTACAGGTTCTCCTGGTAAGTATGTTTCATTGGCAGATACTATTAAAGGTTTCAAAATGATTCTAGATGGTGAATGTGACCATATGTCAGAAAATTCTTTCTACATGGTTGGAAGCATGGATGAAGCAATTGAGAAATCTCAAAAGAAGTAA
- the atpG gene encoding ATP synthase F1 subunit gamma: protein MANLKDIQRQIKSVSNTQKTTRAMKLVSTAKLRRAEELAKRSRLYAAKMNQVIAEIAGRIKCNKVGGIDNRCFAKIENPKTVDIVFVTADKGLCGGFNIQTIKAVKKLIAEYKAKNVKVRLRGIGKKGVEFFKYNEVEMFDSVINLSSKPDKDKADNFIETSIEDFKDGKIDALHLVYNGYKNMITQELHVNKVLPVDADQFECDEVQKSILAIEAQDEEKMLDSLVNRYVEYAMYYALIDSVAAEHSARMQAMDTATNNAKDMVKSLNIKFNKARQAAITTELIEIISGVESMK, encoded by the coding sequence ATGGCAAACTTGAAAGATATTCAAAGACAGATAAAGAGTGTTTCTAACACTCAAAAGACAACTCGTGCTATGAAGCTTGTATCAACTGCAAAACTTCGTCGTGCAGAAGAGTTAGCTAAGCGCTCTCGTCTTTATGCTGCAAAAATGAATCAGGTAATTGCCGAAATAGCTGGACGCATTAAATGTAATAAAGTTGGCGGAATTGATAATCGTTGTTTTGCGAAAATTGAAAATCCAAAAACTGTTGATATTGTTTTTGTAACTGCTGATAAAGGTTTATGTGGTGGTTTTAATATTCAAACTATTAAGGCTGTCAAAAAACTAATTGCAGAATATAAAGCAAAAAATGTAAAAGTGCGTTTACGTGGAATCGGTAAAAAAGGTGTTGAGTTTTTTAAATATAATGAAGTCGAAATGTTTGACTCAGTTATAAATCTTAGTTCAAAGCCTGATAAAGATAAGGCAGACAATTTCATCGAAACTTCTATTGAAGATTTTAAAGATGGAAAAATTGATGCTCTTCATCTTGTGTATAATGGCTATAAAAATATGATAACTCAAGAGTTACATGTAAATAAAGTGTTGCCAGTAGATGCAGATCAGTTTGAATGTGATGAAGTACAAAAATCAATCCTAGCGATTGAAGCTCAAGATGAAGAGAAAATGCTTGATTCTTTGGTTAATAGATATGTAGAATATGCTATGTATTATGCGCTTATTGACTCAGTTGCGGCTGAGCACAGTGCAAGAATGCAGGCTATGGATACAGCTACTAATAATGCAAAAGATATGGTTAAATCATTAAATATTAAATTTAATAAAGCTAGACAAGCAGCTATTACAACAGAACTTATAGAGATTATAAGTGGTGTGGAGTCTATGAAATAA
- a CDS encoding ParB/RepB/Spo0J family partition protein — translation MKSQKLGRGLDALLGEMGEAYENEGSSRDSIIEVLVKDVRPNPFQPRKHFEESSLYELSESIKNDGLLQPIVVTEDIDGYVLIAGERRLRASKLAKLKTIRAIIQNSDEQKMRQFALIENIQRDELNSIELAHAYAELIKLHNLTQEELSIKINKNRTHITNAIRLLQLSAKTQRSLIERKISTGHAKVMVGLDEKEQQLIINSIIGQKLSVREVETMIKSIKNTKSQSPFDKKVVSYDFTDVRSKFSALGFKIKTSNKSLTIEFNNESQVSDFLTFLK, via the coding sequence ATGAAATCACAAAAACTCGGCCGTGGATTAGATGCACTTTTAGGAGAAATGGGTGAAGCCTATGAAAATGAAGGCTCATCAAGAGACTCTATAATAGAAGTTTTAGTTAAAGATGTAAGACCAAACCCTTTTCAACCAAGAAAACATTTTGAGGAAAGTTCTCTTTATGAATTAAGTGAATCAATAAAAAATGACGGTCTTCTTCAACCAATTGTGGTGACAGAAGATATTGATGGATATGTTCTGATTGCAGGAGAAAGAAGACTTCGTGCATCTAAATTGGCAAAACTTAAAACTATTCGTGCCATTATACAAAATAGTGATGAGCAGAAGATGAGACAATTTGCTTTGATTGAGAACATACAAAGAGATGAGTTGAACTCTATTGAATTAGCACACGCCTATGCAGAGTTAATAAAACTTCATAACTTGACCCAAGAAGAACTATCTATAAAGATTAATAAAAACAGAACCCATATAACAAATGCTATTAGACTCTTACAGCTATCTGCGAAAACACAAAGATCTCTAATAGAAAGAAAAATTTCTACAGGGCATGCAAAGGTCATGGTTGGGTTAGATGAAAAGGAGCAACAGTTAATTATAAACTCTATTATTGGACAAAAGTTAAGTGTAAGAGAAGTAGAAACTATGATTAAGAGTATTAAAAACACAAAATCCCAATCTCCTTTTGATAAAAAAGTTGTTTCATATGATTTTACAGATGTCCGAAGTAAATTCTCTGCTCTTGGTTTTAAGATTAAGACATCAAATAAAAGTTTAACAATAGAGTTTAACAATGAATCTCAGGTAAGTGATTTTTTAACTTTTCTTAAATAA
- a CDS encoding ExbD/TolR family protein: MNYDWDEKPELNITPLVDVMLVLLAIMMVIAPNMIYEEKINLPQSSKTSKLSKIPPVHITIDRNKNLKINKDSYQFSSFMDNFYLYTVKLDKKATVLISADKSLDYGVVMSVLAAVKQAGFSEVSLATNG, from the coding sequence ATGAATTATGATTGGGATGAAAAACCTGAGTTAAATATTACTCCACTAGTAGACGTTATGTTGGTGCTTTTAGCAATTATGATGGTTATTGCACCAAATATGATTTATGAAGAAAAAATAAACCTTCCTCAAAGTTCTAAGACTTCAAAGTTGTCAAAAATACCTCCTGTTCATATTACAATCGATAGAAATAAAAATCTTAAAATTAATAAAGACAGCTATCAGTTTAGCTCATTTATGGATAATTTTTATTTATACACTGTAAAACTAGATAAAAAAGCTACTGTACTTATTAGTGCAGATAAAAGTTTGGATTACGGTGTCGTTATGTCAGTGTTAGCTGCTGTGAAACAAGCAGGATTTTCTGAGGTTTCATTAGCTACTAATGGATAA
- a CDS encoding F0F1 ATP synthase subunit delta, with protein MEELIAKRYIKAIKKSSDTDSMQNMALIFSTIAESFNNPKFLQIINNPDVSRDQKSEILLAAVKSANSKDVENLIKLLAEHNRINIIPTLAEVLRKDIATTSKNYSGFIYSDSGIDTKTIEDLSSGLGKKFDSTISLELVKSDFNGIKVDVQDLGIEISFSKSRINSQMIEHIIKAI; from the coding sequence ATGGAAGAGTTAATCGCAAAAAGGTATATAAAAGCTATTAAGAAAAGTTCTGATACGGACTCAATGCAAAATATGGCTTTGATATTTTCTACTATAGCTGAGTCTTTTAATAATCCGAAGTTTCTTCAGATTATTAATAACCCTGATGTTAGCAGAGATCAAAAATCAGAAATTCTTTTGGCAGCCGTTAAATCAGCTAACTCTAAAGATGTTGAGAATTTAATTAAATTACTTGCTGAGCACAATCGTATTAATATTATTCCAACTTTAGCGGAAGTATTGAGAAAAGATATTGCAACTACAAGTAAAAACTATAGTGGTTTCATATACAGCGATAGCGGTATTGATACAAAAACTATAGAAGATTTAAGTAGTGGATTAGGTAAAAAATTTGATTCTACTATATCATTAGAGTTAGTGAAAAGTGACTTCAACGGTATTAAAGTAGATGTTCAAGATCTTGGTATAGAGATAAGTTTCTCTAAATCTAGAATAAACAGTCAAATGATAGAACATATTATAAAAGCAATTTAA
- a CDS encoding ParA family protein gives MSEVIVIANQKGGVGKTTTAVNLAASLAVAEKKVLLIDSDPQANATTSLGFHRNDYEFNIYHVLIGTKKLKDIILKSELPTLHLAPSNIGLVGIEKEYYDADKAQGRELVLKKAISNVLKDYDYIIIDSPPALGPMTINALSASNSVIIPIQCEFFALEGLAQLLNTIKLVRKSINPKLRVRGFLPTMFSSQNNLSKQVFADLKQHFKSKLFQSKDGKIIVVPRNVKLAESPSFGKPAILYDVKSSGSISYQNLAQAIIEQ, from the coding sequence ATGAGCGAAGTAATAGTAATTGCAAATCAAAAAGGTGGTGTTGGCAAAACAACAACTGCTGTAAACCTGGCTGCCTCTCTTGCTGTTGCAGAAAAAAAAGTACTTTTAATAGACTCTGATCCACAGGCAAATGCCACTACATCTTTGGGCTTTCACAGAAATGATTATGAGTTTAACATATATCATGTATTAATAGGAACAAAAAAACTAAAAGATATAATTTTAAAGTCTGAATTACCGACCCTGCATTTGGCTCCATCAAATATTGGTTTAGTTGGAATTGAAAAAGAGTATTATGATGCGGATAAGGCACAGGGGCGTGAACTAGTGCTTAAGAAGGCTATTTCTAATGTACTGAAGGATTATGACTATATCATTATAGATTCCCCTCCAGCACTTGGACCAATGACTATTAATGCTCTTTCGGCTTCAAATTCTGTAATAATACCAATACAGTGTGAATTCTTTGCACTTGAAGGCCTTGCGCAACTTTTAAATACTATAAAACTTGTAAGAAAGTCTATAAATCCAAAACTTAGAGTAAGAGGTTTTTTGCCAACTATGTTTAGTTCTCAAAATAATCTTTCCAAGCAAGTTTTTGCTGATTTAAAACAACATTTCAAAAGTAAACTTTTCCAAAGTAAAGATGGCAAAATAATTGTTGTTCCAAGAAATGTAAAGTTAGCTGAATCACCATCATTTGGTAAACCGGCAATTTTATACGATGTGAAATCAAGTGGCTCGATTTCATACCAAAATTTAGCACAAGCGATAATAGAACAATGA
- the atpC gene encoding ATP synthase F1 subunit epsilon — translation MSKLKLEILTPNGEIYNGEAISVTLPGEEGEFGVLAEHASLTTLLEAGVIDIEKEDKSIESILINWGVVHVDEEKVIVLVEGAVAIRGESESAIADALEDAKTLIESIKDDNPAIAAVSARIESAAHNLL, via the coding sequence ATGAGTAAGTTAAAACTTGAAATTCTAACTCCTAATGGTGAAATCTATAATGGTGAAGCTATTAGTGTAACTCTTCCAGGTGAAGAGGGTGAATTTGGTGTTCTTGCAGAACACGCTTCACTTACAACACTGCTTGAAGCTGGTGTAATTGATATAGAAAAAGAAGATAAGTCAATAGAATCAATTTTAATCAACTGGGGTGTTGTTCATGTTGATGAAGAAAAAGTTATCGTGCTAGTTGAAGGTGCTGTAGCTATTCGTGGAGAGAGCGAAAGCGCAATTGCTGATGCACTTGAGGATGCTAAAACACTTATTGAATCTATCAAGGATGACAATCCTGCAATAGCAGCTGTTTCTGCAAGAATTGAATCAGCGGCTCACAACTTATTATAA